From the genome of Nicotiana tabacum cultivar K326 chromosome 17, ASM71507v2, whole genome shotgun sequence:
accgcgactggggccacgtcctcttccacgcttagcttggcagaagttcgtctcattcacttcagggaatggacaagaaccaatatgtcggctttcatggtttttcattaatagcccattatgttgctcggctacaagaagatgtgagataagttcagaatactttttaaatcccatctctcgatattgctgctgcaggagcatattcaaggcatgaaaagtggtgaaagttttttccaacatatcatgatcagtaatattatcaccacatagtttcaattggaaaataattctgaacatagcagaattatactcactgatagatttaaaatcttgtagccttagatgagtccaatcataacgtgcctgtggaagaacgaccatcttcaggtggtcatatctatctttcaaattattccacagtatgactggatctttaacagtaagatatttcattttcaggccctcatcaaggtgatggcgtaggaatatcattgctttggcacggtcttggtttgatgcctgatttttatctttgatggtgtctgccagacccatcgcattaagatgaatttcggcatcaagcacccaagacatgtagcttttgcccgatatatccagggatACAAACttaagtttagaaagatttgacattatttagaaaaagaaagttcgtacctctgatactttcaaagtattttctcgagatggcagagtctcgtgctgataacgtgttatgaaataaaaactgtaaagtaaagacaagtatagagagaaactgatatattattcaaacttcaaacttatgtacataatgaactgaaaactcctttatttatagaagaaaggaagcagttgcgaggcttttcacgaagcagctgcaaggcttttctttagctgcttgtaagctgcttgcaacctgcctgtttaataagaagctgctgtaaatcatttcattgagctgcttgcaacctgcctgcatcggctgcttgtagataaacttcaacagagtattatctatagcggagtaataaataaacatccacaatataattattttcataacaatgATAGCTTACTAAATTGTTAATGATTATGCGCCTATGCGGTTTGTTTTTGCCAGCTTACCAAAAATTATTCGATTGTGTTTTGCATGAAATGGACATGGAAGATTCTTATAACGTATCCCCAGCTATTTCCAGATTGAGGCGtgattgattaattgattgtgtTTTTACTAGAAAAAGTACGCATCAGTTATTAGAATTGTATCTATATTTGATACAATAGGGAATCATATCTTAGCAGGATTGCCTATGGAATAACAtaaggtgtgtttggtacgaagaaaaatattttcctagaaaatattttcataaaaaataagtggttttatcacttatttttccttgtttggttaGTGAGTGAAAAattttttccgaaaaatattttctagtgtttggttagagagtagaaaatattttttaggaaaataattttctaTGCTACTCTCCTCATCCCCTCCCCCCAAGCCATGTTTCCTGTGCTCCCCCTCCCTCCTAAATACCCAACGTTTTCAAGACTCTAATTTGtttaagaatttaattattcttctaaaaattcagACAAACCCAAATGAACTAATGTACTGCTTTACTTTTTTACGCAAAAACAACGTTGAAATTTGTGTTccataacttttaaaaaaaatattttttttggttgaaaaagaaagtaccttttctacaacatgaaaataaagtactcattttattgaaatgaaagaaaatattttttctacatcatgaaaataaaaaggtaaaaatcattTACACTCCCTAACTTTGCTTTAAAAATCAAACTCCTCCCTCAACTATGATCATATCattctctccccccccccccctttatcCTATACAATGTCTATGTTGCCCTTGTTATTTTCAATTCCATCCTCAAATCCTTTTTTATTGTATAtgctatttttatgattttacctataatttaaattatgttatatcttattataaattataatttagatttatttaaaattataaatagaatagtCCTTTTTATAAATTTGTCAAAAAATCTATCATACTTTTATGATTTTTACGCGCATTAAGTATATCTTTGAGTTACATTTTCTTAGTGTTAAATAGATAATTTTTTAGAAGTTTGTTATAAAATCTgtctttatttttaataattagaaGATTTTGTATTACATGCATTGAGCATATATTTATAAGGTTCTCACAATTTTTTATTCTCGattgtgtaaaaaaaaaaaaattaatttccatTAATAACATTATTAATaagattaaattattttatttttatttttatttttctcatcaACGTCATTAAATTATATGCTTGGTTAtcattttttactttttcaaTTTGAAAATTAAATTTAGTTATTATATAGGTACATAGCATAaatattagaaaagaaaaaaatatcatGATGTTAAAAAGGTAAAAGATTaaaaccaaaaagaaataaatgtTGATAATATAAAGGTTAAAATAggtattttaaaaaaatcaactgAGAAATGGGGGAGAATGACAATTGTTAAAAGTAGAAGGGGGAGTTTGATTTTTAAAGTAAAGTTCGGGGGTGTAGATAATTTTTACCCAAaataaaatactcattttgttgaaatgaaagaaaatactttttctacatcacgaaaagaaagtactttttgttaaaataaaaaaaaagtatttttttgtatcatgaaaagaaaatactcatttgttgaaatgaaaaaaaaattctatctataacatgaaaagaaagtactattaataatatttctatttagggtgggGTGGGGTGAGGGCGACGGTGGGGGTGGGTcagggtggggtgggggtgggtcgGGGTGGATTGGTGGGGATGGGGAATAGGGAATAGGGTGGGAaatgttgaaaaagagttttggaaaacattttctctttctcttgataggaaaaatattttcctccaattgagttcataaggaaaatattttccaaaacatttacgCCAACGAAAAGTGGgaataccaaacacacccataatGTAAAACTTATGGTAGGATCAGTTAAATGCTTGTAACAACTGTCTACTGAAATGTGCCCCAAGTATAACTCAAAAGCTCTGAACTTAATGTCATACCAAAAGTTTTTGGTCTGAAATCTTCCAAACTAAAAGTACTTAATAAGTTATAAACACCATCCTAAAGCTTTTTTGGTACTAAAAGCACTTATTATGCAAAACATACTGCATTCTCAGACATGACCTAAATGGTTAGAGAACTTCTCTTTTTCCCCTTTTGAAGCGACATCCATTCATATAGCCGAGCTCAACTTGCTTGGATTTGAGATATAGTTGTTAGTATTCACATTTACATGGTTTTATACCGGGCTTGATGCAATTCACAACGAGGAAAGGAGATATTCAAGCTATCCTTTTATTTAGATATATAGCAGTAGCCTAAAAGACCCTTTTTCCTTACATTAGTATTCTTAATCTTTTCCAATCACCTTTATTCAAATGATCACTTCACAGTAAAGTGATAGAACTTGAGTTCAAGCTGGAGCCTCAGCACTAGAAGGGACAACCTTAAGGACATAAACAGGATCTCCCACCTTGATTATCTTTCCTTTTCCACGGCTAAGAGCATCGGAACAAACCATGTTCTGTCCAAAATATACCTGCAAAATAACATGAAAAATCAGTATACTTGTGATTTTTCTAAGGGCTTGGTAATATTTTATACTCATGGAACTTCTCATGGTATTTGATCTTACCTTCCCTTGTTGTTTCTTATTCAGACGCAAGGCCTTATCGGATCGAAACTTCGTGAGAGTTTCTGTTGGCTCAGAGCCTGCTACTGCTGTTTCTTGATTTATAGTAGGTACCTTGAATAATGAGCAGAATCAATGTCAGATATAAAAAGGTTCAACTTGATCATGACTCATGAGTGTTCAAATGCCGGTTACTTAGGAAGGTGAAGTActacaaaaattcaaaagttaTATTTTCATAATCAACTCCATTCTCTTAGTTACGGCTCGTACCAATGGTACTCAGCATAGCATTATAAAGGGAGAAACATGACTAGACTCTTTTCATCTTGTCTAAACAAGTTCCTCGAATTAATAGATCCCAATTCATGTCTGCCACACGACGTCTGGAAAACAAAAACACAGATGGAGTTGTTTTCGTAGTTTGGCAAATCTGAACTGTTTCTGCCTATAACATGCAGAGGTAGAGCTATGATTTCAGACTTATAGGTTCTGGAAATTAGAACGACAGCTTCAAGTGTTAATGACTGGGTTCAGCCGAACCCATAGCTCGGCTTCTGCCTCCGCCCCTGACAACATGCCCTCAAATATGTTAAGTTTCTCTCCAATACCATGTTGCATGAACTTTATACAAAAAATCAGGTGGAGAAAACCACTTCCAGTTTGCACAGATTAAGCCGTTCAGTAAGAAATTAAATTCGTAAGGTTTTACCTTACAGCGAGAGCATAGTTTGACACCTTCAAATGTCAAATTATTGATCCGGATCTCCTTCCACAAATCCTCAGCAAATGGTTCACATCCATCAACAAGGACACTACGAAAGAAGGTAATGTTAAAGATTTAACTTAGTTAATCTAAAGAGCTAAAACTTTGTACAAATAGAGGAAAGAAAATATATAGCCAATCAGAAACAAATTTGACAAGAAAGACAAGCATATACTTGGGTCTAAAACGATTAACTGGAACAGGCTCCTTGAGAAGAGAATTTAACGCATTCAATGAGCCCTGCAGAAGATAGACCCAAAAAAATCCAGTCTAAGAGACTCTTGTTTCATGGATATGCTTGTTGAATTTAAATGCTGACATCACTAACCTGGGATAGCAAAAGGTATGGATATCCATCAGAAAACATAACCTTGTACCCTTGAGCATAATTAGGGTCTACAACCCTCATTTCTTTCACTGGAAGAATCAAGAGGAAGCAACTTATTTTGGTCAAATTTATTTCCAACAGTTCTCTACAAAAAAGCATACAGCATAAACCTAATAATAAACGATAAGCTAATCTATGACACAAAATTTTGCAATATGGGTCTGCTCAATGCCAAGACTTATTTCATAGTTGTGAAAACTTAGACAAAATGGAACTCGATTCATCTTCATTTAACTTGCGCAATGATATTGTTCAGATTCAGTCGGTGACATTCTGAGATCAAAACTTGAGGGCCCCAAAAGAGCCATCAAATGGAACACAAATTTAGTTCATAGTAAGAGGTTTATCCTATCGTGAAGAGCTTTCTTAATTCTTTGATTCTTTCTAACAAACTTAAGGATGTACAATTCTGTTTAGCTTCTGGCAAAATGGTAGCTCCCACTACTTGTGCAACTACACGCTTGCTCAAACTTCATTACCcaaaaaagagtaaaaatagCAAAAGTAACAACTAGCAAAGAAGATGGCATGGAGCATGAGTTGATTTCTTAACTATTTACTGAAAGCAGCCAGATGAAACGAATGCAGGAAATATGTTCCAAGAAAATATAGTTAAATACAAGATATAAAGATCGAAATTCCATTAAGAATCTGAACAAGTTTTCTAGAAAAGTTAGCATAACTGTTGGAAGAGATATACAGAGCGAATTTCAGACAAGGATATTGGAAGTTAAGAGCAGTGATTTCATATGAGTAATATTTAGATTAAGGGGATGAGCTGTACCTTCACTAAAGCGAACCAGCCGACATGGTTTTCCAAGATGCGTGGAAAACCACATTGCTGCCTCAGCTCCCTCGTCCAAGGCAGAACCAGACCACTCCCAGACCGAGACACCGTCCGTTACTTCAGATGGATTACTTAGTGGAATCTTCAGTGGACTCATGCCGGGAGCCCTGATAACTACATGATCATTACATCCACAAAAGTAATTTGAGTTATGGAAAAGAAAGGCCAATCATTAAAATTCTCTCCCCCTCTCATTTTCTTGTGGGCTTTCAGTATGACAATAAGCTTGTATGATTGATTCGGTAGATCCTGAGCAATGCCTCACTGACTTCACAAAATCAACCACAAAGCTTACGGAGATGTTACAGCAGTAAACAAACAATAATGATAGTACGATTTGAACATCAATATCCTATATCTTAAACTCTTAACAGTTACACGGGGAACCAAATACTGATTCTTAGCTCTGCATATCAACATTTGCAAGTAAAATTATCTATCTTTCAACATTTCTtatcctctctctctttcttgtCACCACAGAAGTAGCAATAGATTGCTACTTCAGCATCCCATAGCTTAAAAGAGATGCTGCAGCAATGACTAATGCAATAGTAAAAAGTGAAATTAAACAGCAACCTAATCTTGGACGAGGTGACTGAAAACTATGATGCTACCTAGATATGAATCCTTATTTGGTTCCCAGCCCTTGGAAAATGCCTCAGTTGGCAAGGCCACTTCAACCAGAGCAAGCTTTGGCTCAACTCTTTGAGTATAGGCCCTGCCTTTGGAATTCACCACTAACCATTGTCGATCCCATCGAAATCCTGTTTAAATCCAACAAGACATCAACTTTCAAGCAGAATATGAATGAAGAAACAAGTCTAGGAACAAAAAATGTTCACTAACAATTTTAAGGAAGAATGTTATTTACTTAAAAGTAAGAAAAACCATAGCACTTAAAGTTTGTCCAAGGTACTCCATATTAGAAGGTGACCAAAAACAAATTAGCTAATTACAAGAATAACATATTTCATTTCTATTACTTTGTGTTTTGGAAGTTTGGCAACCAAATTTCTCTTTCTTTCCTCATTATCTTATTTTCCTTCCTTTAATTGTCACCAATCCATCTTAATTTCAAGAAGACACCCTTTACATTCCAAAACTATAGTAAGTAGACAGAAAAAGAAACAATTTTCATTTCAAGAGttaaaaggaaaagttgagcATACCAGTGGAAGTGATAGGTGCTTGAGAAACAGAAATTCCACGGCATGATTTGATGGGATATACAAATATTGTTTTAACCATAGCTGCTGCAGCTGGTGCTCCTATGATTTCTGCCATCACTCTCTCTATATCTGCTGTTTGGTTTTACTGTTACTAAAACCTTGTTTTGGGGTGGCAGGTATCATATGAATATATGGAGTTTGGCAAAGTGTACTTGGAGATTCTTTTGTTTACAATTGGGAACCATATCTGGATTAGGCAGAATAAATTCATGCTTGGATAGTGAAATTATTCAATTCCCGTTTGCctgattttctttttgtttggtcCTTTTAAGACACAAAAAATTTGCAAAAAAGGtgattttaatttaataaaaagaaaaaaaaagtcgaTTTACATAAGTATTTAATTGAATGTTCATTAATAAAATGTCAATTTCAACTGAATGAATCCGTCTTGAACTAGTCCCGTTCTCCCTTCCCCTAATCCCTAGTGTTATAGCAGCTTTAAAAAGCCGAAAGTGATATTTCATTAACAATGGGTTAAAAAAGAAAATTGTAATTGTTTTCAAGTGGtctctaatttatttttgttatttaatttTCTACTAACTAATCATTCTTTAGAAAAATAGATCCTTCTACCTTTAATTCTAAGAATCTTAAATCTTCTTTTCATATAAAAAGCTATTGTAAAGAAATATTCTGTAAAGATAAACAGATTAGATTCTTTCAGAATTTCTTTCTGGGAAATTGTAATTCATCTTTTATAACttctaattaaaaaaaaatagaaactcGGAGGAACAAAATCAACATGCGAAGGCTTTGTGTCCATCAAGACAACTTGACCAGCTGATTTGGAAATTCCAATTTCAATCACAACAAGATTACTCAGTAAATATGCTGAGACCTCTACTAAAAATGTTGCAAATCAGATGCATCAAATTTAAATCTAAAGGTCAATATCATGTCCATTTTACACATTATAATGTTGTGTTTTGAACAGAATGAATAGGTTTTTAAATGTTAGAAAAAAATTTCCCCTTCTTATTCAGTCAATGTAATTCTTTATAACACAATATCTATGTAACtataaagatcaaagctttatagTACACATTCATCGACTTTTTGGCAAAAATCATCCTTGAACTATAGCCCAAACCTATATTACATCCTTGTGATGCTTTAGTGAACAAAAAATATCCTTGTACTATTTAAGCTATTGCAATAATCATCCTTCCAAAAAAAACTAATGGCCAAGAAAAAGAGCATACCAATCACGTGGGTTTCCTCCTAAAGTTTCGAAGAGTGACTCTCCTGCCCAATCATCTTCCACTTTCATAAAAAGTAGTATGTCTGCCTAAGAGTATCATTTTGTTTTTTCTCACAAGTGCACTAACACCACTAattctttatttttgttaagTGAAGCAGTGAGACGTTGCAATAAAGTATTTGTCAATTAACTTTTCATCTTTGTTAATACTTAAAATCAGTGAAAAACTAGCAAAGAACGCCTTTATACCCTTTACTACTTGATACCTTTAGAACATCACACGAGCACCAGCAAAAGGCAATAATGAGCAAGGGAAAACAACAAacaagagcaaaaaaaaaaaaaaactttagcaAAAATCAGTATTCATATACTGCAATACCATTGATTAGTTAAAGATAACAACCAGCAACATAACACCAACGCAGAAACCAGTAGCTAAttaataagaaataaaaaaaaaactccaaACACCAGAAACCGAAGTAAAGACAAGAAAGTATCaatatttcttcaatataatgAGAAGGCAAAATTCTTCAAGAATTGTCGTTTTGTTGAGATGATGAAAAGATGCAACTTTGTTGAGTGACCAGCGATGTGCCTCTTTTAACTTGAAAGAACaaattaaaatactaaatatGACTCTCTTTATTTGTAAActgtaataaattaaaaaaactgaaataaattttttttagcGGTAGCTTTTCAACATTATGAAAACTTGACGCTCCCTCAGCCATAATAGAGTTCAAACTGCAAGGGTAGTGTGATGGATGAATTTCAATAGCATCTAATGTTGAAGTGCAAGTTCTACTATTGTGGCCAGGTCTGTCACATTTCTTACAATCAACTGATTTTGGTCTCTTTTTTAACTTTGTCTTGCTAGCTCCTAGCTCATCATCTTCTTTCCTTCTTAATTTATGTTTCCTTCCTTTCTTCATCTTCAAGTAAGAAGGTGGCAATGGTGGAGAATTTGGTGACTTAGACCATAAATCAGGGCCATTTATAGGCAATATGGAAgcttcataattttttttatatgtctCGATCTTGTAGCAATCATCAACATAGTCTAGAACCTCATCCTTTTTCAACCAAATGGCCGATATAGCATGCTTACAAGGAATTCCTGAAAGTTCCCATTTCCTACAACTACATGTTTGGTTATATAAGTCAACAACCCAAGTATCACCTTTGATAGGTCCAATGACTTCATAATTCCATGTGTTCGACTTTTTAGGAATATAACTAGCAGCATCCTTCATAGTTTTGGCCAACATCTTCTTAATAGTAGGACACCCAAATTCCATTTTTCAGCTTTCTCTCTATTTGAATTAATTCTAGTCATGAGTAAGTGCCTAATGGTTTCTAAAAGTTTCAAAATTGGTTTGTCTCTCGCATCAAGAATAAACTTATTAAACACCTCACATAAGTTATTCAAAAGAATGTCGCACTTAGGAAGCGAAGAGAAATATGGTCTTGACCATTCACTAGGCAATTTAGTAGACAACCATTCACATGCATTTTCATCTAATTCAAATAAATCATCCATACAAGCATCAAACCTGTCAACAGTTGTTGCTGAAGCTGCCTTCCAAAGAGCATTTTTTAAAGCTATGCCCCTATACCTAGCTCTCTTGAAATTGGTATGCAAATGTCACACACAAAATCTATGAGAAACATCAGGCAACACTGTTTCAAGAGCTTCAAGGAGTCCTTTTTGCTTATCTGACATAAAAGTCCATAAGTACTGCTCTTCTATCTCAAGATCATTCATCAAATAGGTTAAGAACCATTGCcatgtttctttattttccttcTCGACAATTGCGTAAGCTATAGGAAAGATATTGTTATTCCTATCTAAAGTAACTACTGACAGTAATTGTGCCCCATACATAGTGCCCTTAAGCCAACACCCATCGACCCCAACAATTTTCCTACAACCAGCCTTAAAACCAACTTTACAAGCTGTAAAACAAACATAAAATTCTTGAAATCTCATCGGCTTGTTAGGAGTTAGTTTCATGAAAACAGAAGTCCCGAGATTGCTTCTAACAATTTCATTACAATAATCCCATAATATACTAAATTGATCATTTATATGTCCATCAATCATTGCAATAGCCTTTTCCTTTGCCCTTCGTGCTTGATGCATACTCACATCGAGTTGTAATTCCCTACTCACTGTATCTCTGAATTCTGAAACTTTCCAAGTCTTGTTTGACCTAATTATATCAACATACCTCCTTGCAATCCAGCTAGCATTGATACTTCTATTGTTATAATTTCACTCAAGAAAAGTATGTTTGGACTCAAACGTCTTTATTTGAAAAGATATTATGTCCCTTTTGCATTGGTGAACCCAATATCTTCCACTCACATCCAGGCTTTCTTGGCCCTAGCTCTTTCTCTGTCATATTTAATCTACTCGATTGACTTTCCTATTTTGGCTTGATTTGCAatctgatggtaggctataattgtgtattttGGCCACTAATTATACTCTAATTCACTGTACTTTACTAATATTTGAGCTTTAAATGGTATTAATTTGCATTGACTGTGTgttttatgctttgcaggagAGATTCTGGGCTACAATGAGGTTAGGGAGCGTTTTTGAGCTACTATGGAGCTTTGAAGGCTAAGTAAAAGCTTGTGGAGTAATTTGGGATTATGTTAGAGGATCAAAGGATGTTAGCGTACTTAAAAAGAAGAACGACGAAGAGAGGAGAAAGTTGCCCAACTGTGCGGCCGTATACTGGGCGTGCATGACAAGCAGAAACTGGCCAAAGTGCGTGGCCATATGCGTTGTCACCTGCCCAGGTGCGCAGCCGCGCACGTATGTACGGAAAAATTCTCCCAAGGCTAATTTTGTAATTTCGGAGGTGACTTtccttgacctatatgaagcccaGCTCGTCTAAAAAGAGGGCATCTTGGATTTCGAGAGCACCTTTGGAGGGAGAAGAAGCACGAAAGCAACGAGAAAGCAAGATACTTGATCCAATTCACTCAATACGAAAGTTTGTTtgaatttgggaattgtaatGTCTCCTTGTTCTTCTAATACTCTTGTTATGAATGTTTTCTTCGTTATGGAGTAATTCTCCTCAGGGTTGTTGGCGGATGTTGTGAATTGACTATTATTTTGGGGTTTACTCTATGTTAATTGCTCGACTTTACTGAATGagttattaattaaatttcaaggTTTATCGTAGTTTTACTTTAATCGAAAGAGAAGTCTGCTACTATTTGCTTTGTACCATCTTAACTGGGTTGATTTTATGCCCCTTctaggtaatcgaaagagcttaaGGAGTTATCGATTTATCCAGTTCAGGAGAATAACCGAGAGGTGTTCTTCGAAAGATCGTTCATTCACTATTTTAGTACATATATTCATAGGACATGTTATTAGGTTAGCTAAAGGAATCAAATTTATTCGGAAGAAGAATTGAAATCCCTAAAGTAGCCTAAACATCTATTGAAATCGAAAGAATCAATATAAGTAAAGATTGAATTTAGCACAGAGTTACCCGGAACAATCGTTGATCACATATCTTGTCATCACCCTTACCTCTTGCACTGATATTCCATTGTTGTTACTAATCATTCGGGTATCATCAGTTTCTTACAGTTGAAAATCTTAGTTTATTTGTAGTCAATAATAACATAAATCAAAAGGTTTAATATCCTAGATAGTGTGGAGCTGAAGAATTAATAGAACACTATTGAAACCAATCCATATGGAGATGAtttaatactatactatctttaacTAGCGAGCCTACGTTTTGTACACCAGTTTTGCACGCGttaaattttggcgccgttgctggggattggctattaatagtgtttaaattaattttcagtgctaattcaggaacaattttattttattttctttttttacgcTCTTCTCATCTGTGTGCAGGCAACAAGTTAAGTTCAACAGTGTATGACTCGATCCTCTTCAAAGGACTTGGTGCCATACAACCTTTAGTTAGACAAGCACTTGAGGCGgttgaaaagagagaaagaatcgAGTGGATTGTTGTTGGGTCAGTCTTCAACTCAGGATAAAATGGTGAACAACGAATGGATAGTAGACGTAGCTGCCATAGAGGCGGCTCAGTAATAAGAAACACGGTTAGCGGCTGAAGCAACCCACAGAATTGCGGATGAAACGATTGATGGGGATCGAAGATTCAATCCCAACCGAATTATCGAGGATGCATTTGAAAATGCAGGTCCTAGGCCTGGGAGATCACTAGGAGATTATGCTAGACCGATGTACAACCAACAACAGTCTAGTGTGAGGCCCCCACCCATCGATGCCAACAATTTTGAACTCAAGCAAAGAGTCATCCAGACCATTCGGAATAATTGCATTTTCAGAGGCAAACCCAATGAAGATCCCAACAATCATCTGATGGACTTTGATGAAATTATGAACACATTCCGCTACAATGGAGCATCACATGATGCTATATACCTCAGAGCATTCTCATTTTTACTGAAGGATGATGAAAAGCAGTGGTTGAGAAGTTTGCCCACAGGGTCAATCCGTACGTGTGAGGAGATGACTACTAAGTTTCTGAAAAAATACTTCTCGGCTGCTAAGACTGGAAAGATGAGGAAGGAGATTCACAATTTCAGCCAAGGTGAAGGAGAGACAGCGTTTGAAGCATGGGAAAGATTTAAAGAGCTGCTGTGGAGGTGCCCTCACAACAGAATGGAGCAATGGATGCAACTTTAGGACTTTTGGGATGGTTTAAACCCGTCATCAAGGAGATTGCTAAATAGTGCAGTTACAAGCCCTCTGATGAAGAAAACTTCGGAAGATATTATCACTCTTTTGAATGAACTATCTGAAGATGCAGATCAATGGTCCACATACCAAGGGGATCGGAGAAAATCAGCAGGGGTGCACCAAGTAGAATCGTTTGTAGCAATGCAGGCCCAAATAGCAGCTATAGCTAAGGACATCAAGCAATTGACTATGGTTCAGGTGCAAACTCAACCACATATGGATTGTGACATATGTGGGATGGCACACCCTATACATGAGTGTCAAGATACAGTTGAGGAGGTCAACGTTGTGGGGAACTTTAATAGAGGAAACTACCA
Proteins encoded in this window:
- the LOC107814341 gene encoding uncharacterized protein LOC107814341 isoform X1 gives rise to the protein MAEIIGAPAAAAMVKTIFVYPIKSCRGISVSQAPITSTGFRWDRQWLVVNSKGRAYTQRVEPKLALVEVALPTEAFSKGWEPNKDSYLVIRAPGMSPLKIPLSNPSEVTDGVSVWEWSGSALDEGAEAAMWFSTHLGKPCRLVRFSEVKEMRVVDPNYAQGYKVMFSDGYPYLLLSQGSLNALNSLLKEPVPVNRFRPNVLVDGCEPFAEDLWKEIRINNLTFEGVKLCSRCKVPTINQETAVAGSEPTETLTKFRSDKALRLNKKQQGKVYFGQNMVCSDALSRGKGKIIKVGDPVYVLKVVPSSAEAPA
- the LOC107814341 gene encoding uncharacterized protein LOC107814341 isoform X2, which encodes MAEIIGAPAAAAMVKTIFVYPIKSCRGISVSQAPITSTVIRAPGMSPLKIPLSNPSEVTDGVSVWEWSGSALDEGAEAAMWFSTHLGKPCRLVRFSEVKEMRVVDPNYAQGYKVMFSDGYPYLLLSQGSLNALNSLLKEPVPVNRFRPNVLVDGCEPFAEDLWKEIRINNLTFEGVKLCSRCKVPTINQETAVAGSEPTETLTKFRSDKALRLNKKQQGKVYFGQNMVCSDALSRGKGKIIKVGDPVYVLKVVPSSAEAPA